One genomic region from Streptomyces sp. NBC_01304 encodes:
- a CDS encoding lectin-like domain-containing protein yields MGLATALAMGLSLVTVQSAAADEIGGETFMGATIDQSKWYGGPYTENDPTGWACLTASTATPKPLEGCQKHDGMPPPDAPGKGALRLTSNKKLQNGYAISKNAVPTKDGLKFSIDFGIYQPGEPNDPADGIALMLLDGGAEMPKKSGKNGSGLGYVGIKGGYVGVGLDVYGNFTDSHNDAGAEGGLSDRTGNSITIRGAEATKNAMIATYKSGRRLAPSGAKTREEARRTATLELSKEGVMRVFIDFHDGQPPREVIEPVDIHSIKGQPAVPDSLRIGFSASTGNSTAIHELWGGKVETLGPDLSTKVEANGTVKAGEPAEFTMTTSNNKAAGPTNGEVTTTQTFPEGIKPVSASGDGWTCTVEGQTVTCKRPGDGAGALKPGESFPPVLVKTEVAKDAKGDKEITSQATTPGESQPKPETSPVSITPAKGPDLTVTTKPKGDVTAGEPAEYTIDVANKPEAGPTDGEVKVVRTFPAGVKPTEAAGPGWKCAIDGQTVTCTRPGTGADVLNPGKNYPPITVKTAVDGAAAGELEGTTQVTTPSSPNTTPVKDTTTVKPAPAKGPNLSVVTQPVGDVVAGQPAKFVIGVANAPDAGPTTGEVKVVRTFPAGVKPIKASGSGWDCKVDGQTVTCTRPGTGADVLNPGRSYPPITVETAVDKGASGELTGTTQAGTNGQVSKEPVKDTVSVVPASTKEPDLTVVTKPQGEVVAGRPATFHVDVSNAADAGPTHAVVTVKRTFPDGVVPKVALGAGWDCKIDGQTVTCTRPGTGEDALQPGKQYPSIKVTTAVAADAPESGEGTTTVTTEGDPDGDKGVPDTITITPGETTPGGSVSCYGGTARISLKPGLGIGDKLQNFTGSGTSGGCTSNGSSLQPTSVEISYNASGNGSCFPSKGIPNGTMTGVMRWTVNGKVVTSKVEGRARFSMWGSDFDGVVTDGAYKGMKVHGTAEWDIASTIIPGTAQCILGGHTEASGTWAKVTVSEG; encoded by the coding sequence ATGGGTCTGGCGACCGCCCTGGCCATGGGCCTGTCGCTGGTCACGGTGCAGTCGGCCGCGGCGGACGAGATCGGCGGCGAGACCTTCATGGGCGCCACGATCGACCAGAGCAAGTGGTACGGAGGTCCGTACACCGAGAACGACCCGACGGGCTGGGCCTGCCTGACCGCGTCGACCGCGACGCCCAAGCCGCTGGAGGGCTGCCAGAAGCACGACGGCATGCCGCCGCCGGACGCTCCGGGCAAGGGCGCGCTGCGGCTGACGTCGAACAAGAAGCTGCAGAACGGCTACGCGATCTCGAAGAACGCCGTGCCGACCAAGGACGGTCTGAAGTTCAGCATCGACTTCGGCATCTACCAGCCCGGAGAGCCCAACGACCCCGCCGACGGCATCGCGCTGATGCTGCTCGACGGCGGTGCCGAGATGCCGAAGAAGTCCGGCAAGAACGGCTCGGGTCTCGGCTATGTCGGGATCAAGGGCGGCTATGTCGGTGTCGGCCTCGATGTGTACGGCAACTTCACCGACTCCCACAATGACGCGGGAGCCGAGGGCGGCCTGTCGGACCGTACGGGCAACTCGATCACCATCCGTGGTGCCGAGGCCACCAAGAACGCGATGATCGCCACCTACAAGTCGGGCCGTCGTCTCGCCCCCTCGGGCGCGAAGACCCGTGAGGAGGCCCGGCGCACGGCGACCCTGGAGCTGTCCAAGGAAGGCGTGATGCGCGTCTTCATCGACTTCCACGACGGGCAGCCGCCGCGCGAGGTCATCGAGCCGGTCGACATCCACTCGATCAAGGGCCAGCCGGCGGTTCCGGACAGTCTGCGGATCGGCTTCTCGGCCTCCACGGGCAACTCCACCGCGATCCACGAGCTGTGGGGCGGCAAGGTCGAGACCCTCGGCCCGGACCTGTCGACCAAGGTCGAGGCGAACGGCACGGTCAAGGCGGGCGAGCCCGCCGAGTTCACCATGACCACCAGCAACAACAAGGCCGCGGGCCCGACCAACGGCGAGGTCACCACCACCCAGACCTTCCCCGAGGGCATCAAGCCGGTCTCGGCCTCCGGTGACGGCTGGACCTGCACCGTCGAGGGCCAGACGGTCACCTGCAAGCGCCCCGGCGACGGCGCGGGCGCGCTGAAGCCGGGCGAGTCGTTCCCGCCGGTGCTCGTGAAGACCGAGGTCGCCAAGGACGCCAAGGGCGACAAGGAGATCACCTCGCAGGCGACGACGCCCGGCGAGTCGCAGCCCAAGCCGGAGACCAGCCCGGTCAGCATCACCCCGGCCAAGGGCCCGGACCTGACGGTCACGACCAAGCCCAAGGGCGACGTGACAGCAGGTGAGCCCGCCGAGTACACCATCGACGTGGCCAACAAGCCGGAGGCCGGTCCGACCGACGGCGAGGTCAAGGTCGTGCGCACCTTCCCGGCGGGCGTCAAGCCCACCGAGGCCGCAGGCCCGGGCTGGAAGTGCGCCATCGACGGCCAGACCGTCACCTGCACCCGCCCCGGCACCGGAGCGGACGTACTGAATCCGGGCAAGAACTACCCGCCCATCACCGTGAAGACCGCCGTCGACGGGGCCGCGGCCGGGGAGCTGGAGGGCACCACCCAGGTGACCACGCCCAGTTCGCCGAACACCACCCCGGTCAAGGACACCACGACGGTCAAGCCGGCTCCGGCCAAGGGGCCGAACCTGAGCGTGGTGACCCAGCCGGTCGGCGACGTCGTGGCCGGCCAGCCTGCCAAGTTCGTCATCGGTGTGGCCAACGCACCCGACGCGGGCCCGACCACCGGTGAGGTGAAGGTGGTCCGCACCTTCCCCGCAGGCGTCAAGCCCATCAAGGCCTCCGGCTCCGGCTGGGACTGCAAGGTCGACGGCCAGACGGTCACCTGCACCCGTCCCGGCACCGGAGCGGACGTACTGAACCCGGGCCGGAGCTACCCGCCCATCACCGTCGAGACCGCCGTGGACAAGGGCGCGAGCGGTGAGCTGACCGGCACCACGCAGGCCGGCACGAACGGCCAGGTCTCCAAGGAGCCGGTCAAGGACACCGTCTCGGTCGTCCCGGCCTCCACCAAGGAGCCCGACCTGACCGTGGTCACCAAGCCCCAGGGCGAGGTCGTCGCGGGCCGGCCGGCCACCTTCCACGTCGACGTCAGCAACGCCGCGGACGCGGGCCCGACCCACGCCGTGGTCACGGTGAAGCGCACCTTCCCCGACGGCGTCGTGCCGAAGGTCGCGCTCGGCGCGGGCTGGGACTGCAAGATCGACGGCCAGACCGTCACCTGCACCCGCCCCGGCACCGGCGAGGACGCGCTGCAGCCCGGCAAGCAGTACCCGTCCATCAAGGTGACCACCGCGGTCGCCGCGGACGCGCCGGAGTCGGGCGAGGGCACCACCACGGTGACCACCGAAGGTGACCCGGACGGCGACAAGGGCGTGCCGGACACCATCACCATCACCCCCGGCGAAACCACGCCCGGTGGCAGCGTGAGCTGCTACGGCGGTACGGCGCGGATCAGCCTCAAGCCGGGTCTCGGCATCGGTGACAAGCTGCAGAACTTCACCGGTTCCGGCACCAGCGGAGGCTGTACGTCCAACGGCTCCTCGCTCCAGCCGACCTCGGTGGAGATCTCGTACAACGCCAGCGGCAACGGGTCCTGCTTCCCCTCGAAGGGCATCCCGAACGGCACCATGACCGGTGTCATGCGCTGGACGGTGAACGGCAAGGTGGTCACGTCCAAGGTGGAGGGCCGCGCGCGGTTCTCCATGTGGGGCTCCGACTTCGACGGAGTCGTCACCGACGGCGCGTACAAGGGCATGAAGGTCCATGGCACCGCCGAATGGGACATCGCCAGCACCATCATTCCCGGCACTGCCCAGTGCATCCTCGGCGGCCACACGGAGGCCTCCGGCACCTGGGCCAAGGTGACGGTGAGCGAGGGCTGA
- a CDS encoding beta-ketoacyl-[acyl-carrier-protein] synthase family protein, translating into MRRRVAVTGIGVLTALGEGRADTFKGLLDGRCGIGPIRAYDASSLRTRIAAELDGFAPERYATRRELRMTTHGDRLAIAGAALAMTDAGLSPGSTPYAPERSAVYAGGAKEISNPEHLLEGSLAARAEDGRADFALLGERATSAFHPLYYVEGLQSAALFHLSHAHGFKGANAYFHGAADSSATAVGRGYRSIARGESDVVLAGGFDDAASWWVMSKTDGLGLMSTRNYAPTEAYRPFGQGRDGFVPGEGAAFLVLEELTAARSRGAAVLAEIRGFAATRASSRLPAPDADGRPCAPDADGRALAAAVQQALREAELSPTDIDYVAAHGSATACGDLGEARALTRALGPAPDAVGSCVKPALGHLGAAAGALNAAVCALALESGAVPPTLNLTDPDPRCRALDWLPGHSRELPLRHTVSLARGLEGQQTALVLSTPTSGTPISSNPMSGNPMSNTPIGDRRTP; encoded by the coding sequence ATGAGGCGCCGGGTGGCCGTCACCGGCATCGGCGTCCTCACCGCCCTCGGCGAGGGCCGGGCCGACACCTTCAAGGGGCTGCTCGACGGGCGGTGCGGCATCGGGCCGATCCGCGCGTACGACGCCTCGTCGCTGCGCACCCGCATCGCCGCCGAACTCGACGGATTCGCCCCCGAGCGGTACGCCACCCGACGCGAGCTGCGCATGACGACACACGGCGACCGCCTCGCGATCGCCGGAGCCGCGCTGGCCATGACGGACGCGGGCCTGTCGCCGGGCTCGACGCCCTACGCGCCCGAGCGCTCGGCGGTCTACGCGGGCGGCGCCAAGGAGATCTCCAACCCGGAACACCTCCTGGAGGGCAGCCTCGCGGCGCGCGCCGAGGACGGCCGCGCCGACTTCGCCCTGCTCGGCGAGCGGGCGACGAGCGCGTTCCATCCCCTGTACTACGTAGAGGGCTTGCAGTCGGCCGCGCTGTTCCACCTCTCCCACGCCCATGGTTTCAAGGGCGCCAACGCCTACTTCCACGGTGCGGCGGACAGCAGCGCGACCGCGGTCGGGCGCGGCTACCGGTCGATCGCGCGCGGCGAGTCGGACGTCGTCCTCGCGGGCGGCTTCGACGACGCGGCCTCGTGGTGGGTCATGTCCAAGACGGACGGCCTGGGCCTGATGAGCACCCGCAACTACGCGCCCACCGAGGCCTATCGCCCCTTCGGCCAGGGCCGTGACGGCTTCGTGCCCGGCGAGGGCGCCGCCTTCCTCGTCCTGGAGGAACTCACCGCGGCGCGCAGCCGCGGGGCAGCCGTGCTCGCGGAAATCCGCGGCTTCGCCGCCACGCGGGCGAGCAGCCGGCTGCCCGCCCCCGACGCGGACGGCCGCCCCTGCGCTCCCGACGCGGACGGCCGCGCCCTGGCCGCCGCCGTCCAACAGGCGCTGAGGGAGGCCGAGTTGAGTCCCACCGACATCGACTACGTGGCCGCACACGGCAGCGCCACCGCATGCGGCGACCTCGGCGAGGCACGCGCGCTCACCCGCGCGCTGGGCCCCGCACCCGACGCGGTGGGCAGCTGCGTCAAGCCCGCGCTCGGCCACCTCGGCGCCGCGGCGGGCGCCCTCAACGCCGCGGTGTGCGCGCTGGCCCTGGAGAGCGGCGCCGTGCCGCCCACCCTCAACCTCACCGACCCCGACCCGCGGTGCCGAGCCCTGGACTGGCTGCCCGGACACTCCCGCGAACTGCCGCTGCGCCACACCGTGTCCCTCGCCCGGGGCCTGGAAGGGCAGCAGACGGCCCTGGTACTCAGCACCCCCACCAGCGGCACCCCCATCAGCAGCAATCCCATGAGCGGCAATCCCATGAGCAACACCCCGATCGGCGACCGGAGGACCCCGTGA
- a CDS encoding 3-oxoacyl-ACP reductase family protein, which translates to MRLKGQTALVTGGARGIGAAICRALAEDGASVAVNYLSSQGPAEDLARELADEDSGVRAIAVPGDVSDHEQATELVRRVIDELGDVDILVNNAGVSRDGLIYNMGPQDWWDVMRVNFGGVFNCTKAVLPHLMAKGSGAIVNVSSVMGERGWIGEANYSASKGAVNAFTRCCAMESARFGIRVNAVLPGFTPTDLVAPLTEGETGRSIKKQIPMRAFGRVEQIAEVVRFLAGPESAYMTGSLVTVDGGAMTALGLGRP; encoded by the coding sequence ATGAGACTCAAGGGGCAGACCGCGCTGGTGACCGGCGGCGCACGCGGAATCGGCGCGGCCATCTGCCGCGCCCTCGCCGAGGACGGCGCGTCCGTCGCCGTCAACTACCTCTCGTCCCAGGGCCCGGCCGAGGACCTGGCACGCGAACTGGCCGACGAGGACAGCGGAGTTCGCGCGATCGCCGTGCCCGGCGACGTCTCCGACCACGAGCAGGCGACCGAGCTGGTCCGCCGCGTCATCGACGAACTGGGCGACGTGGACATCCTCGTGAACAACGCGGGCGTGTCCCGGGACGGCCTCATCTACAACATGGGGCCGCAGGACTGGTGGGACGTGATGCGCGTCAACTTCGGCGGCGTCTTCAACTGCACCAAGGCGGTGCTGCCGCACCTGATGGCGAAGGGTTCGGGAGCGATCGTCAACGTCTCCTCGGTCATGGGGGAGCGCGGCTGGATCGGCGAGGCCAACTACTCCGCCTCCAAGGGCGCGGTCAACGCCTTCACCCGCTGCTGCGCCATGGAGTCCGCCCGCTTCGGCATCCGCGTCAACGCCGTCCTGCCCGGGTTCACGCCGACCGACCTGGTCGCCCCCCTCACCGAGGGCGAGACCGGACGCTCCATCAAGAAGCAGATCCCGATGCGGGCCTTCGGCCGGGTGGAGCAGATCGCGGAGGTCGTACGTTTCCTCGCCGGTCCCGAATCCGCGTACATGACCGGTTCGCTGGTGACGGTGGACGGCGGAGCCATGACCGCCCTCGGCCTCGGCCGCCCCTGA
- a CDS encoding beta-ketoacyl-[acyl-carrier-protein] synthase family protein, with product MKRRVAITGIGAVTPLGNTAADTWQGLAQGRSGIGPLTTFDASTFAVRIAGQVRGFDEGEGEGEGAGEVGRDGRLSRAARFGVAAARQALRDAGGDRIDVDPYERGAAIAGTVGRPPLQELIDMSQRIISSDHRELYRQAPADVALRSQNAGAAAIADSADCRGPLISLSTACAGAAHAIGEAYRHIQEGDCALMLAGGFDALTTWMDVLGFSLLGALTDRFNDTPQQASRPFDARRSGFVVGEGAVMVVLEDYDRALARGARVHGELTGYSSTLNAYRITDSPPDGGGASAAMRGALTEAELAPDAIDYVVAHGTGTPGNDVSETAAIKDVFGRHAYDVPISSPKSMTGHLTSAAAGVNLLAALGAIRHGLIPPTLNLDRPDPQLDLDYVPLHARRHRVRAALVNAFAFGGTNACLVVRAAEART from the coding sequence GTGAAGCGGCGCGTCGCCATCACCGGCATCGGCGCCGTCACCCCGCTGGGGAACACGGCCGCGGACACGTGGCAGGGCCTCGCCCAGGGGCGCAGCGGCATCGGCCCGCTGACGACGTTCGACGCCTCCACATTCGCCGTACGCATCGCCGGTCAGGTACGCGGCTTCGATGAGGGCGAGGGCGAGGGCGAGGGTGCGGGCGAGGTGGGCCGGGACGGCCGGCTGTCCCGCGCCGCCCGGTTCGGTGTCGCCGCCGCACGTCAGGCCCTGCGCGACGCCGGCGGCGACCGGATCGACGTCGACCCCTACGAGCGCGGCGCGGCCATCGCGGGCACGGTGGGCCGCCCGCCGCTGCAGGAACTCATCGACATGTCGCAGCGGATCATCTCCAGCGACCACCGCGAGCTCTACCGCCAGGCCCCGGCCGACGTCGCGCTGCGCAGCCAGAACGCCGGCGCCGCCGCCATCGCCGACTCCGCGGACTGCCGAGGCCCGCTGATCAGCCTCAGCACGGCGTGCGCGGGCGCCGCGCACGCCATCGGCGAGGCCTACCGGCACATCCAGGAAGGCGACTGCGCCCTGATGCTGGCCGGCGGCTTCGACGCCCTCACCACCTGGATGGACGTCCTGGGATTCAGCCTCCTCGGCGCCCTCACCGACCGCTTCAACGACACCCCGCAGCAGGCCTCCCGCCCCTTCGACGCCCGACGGTCCGGCTTCGTCGTGGGGGAGGGCGCCGTGATGGTCGTCCTGGAGGACTACGACCGCGCCCTGGCCCGCGGCGCCAGAGTGCACGGCGAACTCACCGGCTACAGCTCGACGTTGAACGCCTACCGCATCACCGACTCCCCGCCCGACGGAGGCGGCGCGAGCGCCGCGATGCGCGGCGCGCTCACCGAGGCGGAGCTCGCCCCCGACGCCATCGACTACGTCGTCGCCCACGGCACCGGCACCCCCGGCAACGACGTGAGCGAGACCGCCGCCATCAAGGACGTCTTCGGCCGTCACGCGTACGACGTTCCCATCAGCTCACCCAAGTCCATGACCGGACACCTGACCTCGGCCGCCGCGGGCGTCAACCTCCTCGCGGCCCTCGGGGCCATCCGGCACGGCCTGATCCCGCCCACCCTCAACCTCGACCGGCCCGACCCCCAACTCGACCTGGACTACGTGCCCTTGCACGCACGCCGCCACCGCGTCCGGGCCGCGCTGGTCAACGCCTTCGCCTTCGGCGGCACCAACGCCTGCCTCGTCGTGCGCGCCGCGGAGGCCCGGACATGA
- the acpS gene encoding holo-ACP synthase, with translation MAIAVGVDLVRVARVRRLLEDNPAAEREIFTERERDYCACRRDRYIHLAARFAAKEATFKALGTGVGPGCRWTDVEVVNTRLGRPTLRLTGGASRTTESGEPVAAEISLSHTGDYAIASVVLVHGGAV, from the coding sequence ATGGCCATAGCCGTGGGAGTCGACCTGGTGCGCGTCGCCAGGGTGCGCCGGCTGCTGGAGGACAACCCCGCAGCCGAGCGGGAGATCTTCACCGAACGTGAGCGCGACTACTGTGCCTGCCGACGCGACCGCTACATACATCTGGCGGCACGGTTCGCCGCGAAGGAAGCGACGTTCAAGGCGCTGGGCACCGGGGTGGGCCCCGGCTGCCGCTGGACCGACGTCGAGGTCGTCAACACCAGGCTCGGCCGCCCCACGCTGCGGCTGACCGGAGGGGCCTCCCGCACCACGGAATCCGGCGAGCCCGTCGCAGCGGAGATCTCGCTGTCCCACACCGGTGACTACGCCATCGCCAGCGTGGTCCTCGTCCATGGGGGTGCCGTGTGA
- a CDS encoding choice-of-anchor P family protein has translation MAHPRPLVSAALAAGVVVTASALLLQGTPAHAAPTPSPTPAPVTDTPAAGWPMLWPSMPTPTPGIATSTPTPAVGMPTPTPSASAAPVPVGGVRGSAASVRIDLAAIGWQGPQFALGSCSYPKKQEFSLPLLPIGDFGGVLGLAATCNYDAKTRTLTNTGGFASAWIKFPGMPIEADVLKASCTVKEGEEPKAVIGIAGLKVGDLKVDPLDLATKETRFPIPAMGDLVVNEQIREGKKLTVRAFHFFPDKNYSKLLKGDLVFGEAVCQG, from the coding sequence ATGGCGCACCCCCGTCCGCTTGTCTCAGCCGCCCTCGCCGCCGGCGTCGTCGTGACCGCTTCCGCGCTGCTGCTGCAGGGCACACCCGCGCACGCCGCCCCCACGCCCTCCCCGACGCCCGCACCGGTCACGGACACGCCTGCCGCCGGCTGGCCGATGCTCTGGCCCAGCATGCCCACGCCCACACCAGGCATCGCCACCTCGACTCCCACGCCGGCCGTGGGCATGCCCACGCCGACGCCCAGTGCCAGCGCGGCGCCCGTCCCGGTCGGCGGCGTGCGGGGCTCGGCGGCAAGCGTGCGGATCGACCTGGCCGCGATCGGATGGCAGGGCCCCCAGTTCGCCCTCGGGTCGTGCTCGTACCCCAAGAAGCAGGAGTTCTCGCTGCCCCTCCTGCCCATCGGCGACTTCGGCGGCGTCCTCGGCCTCGCGGCCACCTGCAACTACGACGCCAAGACCCGCACCCTCACCAACACCGGCGGTTTCGCCTCGGCGTGGATCAAGTTCCCGGGAATGCCCATCGAGGCGGACGTGCTCAAGGCGTCCTGCACGGTGAAGGAGGGCGAGGAGCCCAAGGCCGTCATCGGTATCGCCGGGCTCAAGGTCGGGGACCTGAAGGTCGACCCCCTGGACCTGGCCACGAAGGAGACGAGATTCCCGATCCCGGCCATGGGCGACCTGGTCGTCAACGAGCAGATCCGCGAGGGGAAGAAGCTGACCGTCCGGGCCTTCCACTTCTTCCCGGACAAGAACTACTCCAAGCTCCTCAAGGGCGACCTCGTCTTCGGTGAGGCCGTCTGCCAGGGGTGA
- a CDS encoding beta-ketoacyl-[acyl-carrier-protein] synthase family protein: protein MNSDPAPGRTADDHAEPQAPAPAEQPRAPGVAIVGVGAVTALGPTARDLWQGARAGRVEIRPVQGVDMSGLDTKLGGEVDTPVHRHGRAYRRPAQFRERALDLAIVAAEEALSALPPDLADPEHFAVVLGTCNGGLRSAREWMRAVHAGEAPDPLLAQMVTPQALAESVAAAFGLRGAVLGVNTACASGSTAIGLAADLLRHGRAEAVLVGGTDAFCDVIFAGFNALQALAAQPARPYSADREGLSLGEGSGMLVLVRSDLAERRGLRTLTEVAGYGLSADGFHATAPHPEGEGAEAAIRAALRHAGVAARDIAYVNGHGTGTAKNDPAESRALLRVLGPERAGRTPVSSTKATIGHLLGAAGAVEAIVTAHALAEQVAPPTAGYTTPDPDCPLDYVPGDARPMAPGVAVSTNFGFGGANAALVLAPRGHRPPLPLLDDIVVTGVAVTMPSGNDVAALWAAYEQGSEPGAVEDGMRLARVDFDPEPHLNRRDRRRMDRLGILSVVTAAKALTAAGLEPDSAAARPVGVVFGTGTGPSEALERFTLPVLDDGVRAADPSVFPNTVYNQAAGQIALHLGLRGPTSTLSVGHATGAAVVGHSADLLAAGHADAVLCTVTDTLTPYVARAYADAGAASPRAVGAPPDGRFVLAEGSVALVFERRSAALARGAHVLGSILGYGMASDASKARLWDPRGRGLERAMRAALHDASLDAAELGGVWLAAAGLDAADRAESAALDRLFADAGTPPLHGPKRVLGEPMGAGAALTLALALHHVRRGGAPALVNSSSLGGTHISIAVQGPDPDHNHHQDNDHDHDHEGRA from the coding sequence GTGAACAGCGACCCAGCCCCCGGCCGCACGGCCGACGACCACGCGGAACCGCAGGCGCCCGCGCCCGCGGAGCAACCGCGAGCCCCGGGCGTCGCGATCGTGGGTGTCGGCGCGGTCACCGCCCTCGGGCCGACCGCCCGCGACCTGTGGCAGGGCGCCCGGGCGGGCCGCGTCGAGATCCGGCCCGTCCAGGGCGTGGACATGAGCGGACTCGACACCAAGCTCGGCGGCGAGGTCGACACCCCGGTGCACCGGCACGGGCGCGCCTACCGCCGGCCCGCCCAATTCCGCGAACGGGCCCTGGACCTGGCGATCGTCGCTGCGGAAGAGGCGCTGAGCGCACTGCCGCCGGACCTCGCCGACCCCGAGCACTTCGCCGTCGTCCTCGGCACCTGCAACGGCGGGCTGCGCTCCGCGCGCGAGTGGATGCGCGCGGTGCACGCGGGCGAGGCCCCCGATCCGCTCCTGGCCCAGATGGTCACGCCCCAGGCGCTGGCCGAGTCGGTGGCCGCCGCCTTCGGCCTGCGCGGAGCCGTGCTCGGCGTCAACACCGCCTGCGCGTCCGGCAGTACGGCGATCGGCCTCGCCGCCGACCTGCTGCGCCACGGGCGGGCCGAGGCCGTCCTGGTCGGCGGCACCGACGCGTTCTGCGATGTCATCTTCGCCGGGTTCAACGCACTGCAGGCGCTCGCGGCACAACCCGCGAGGCCCTACTCCGCCGACCGCGAGGGCCTTTCGCTCGGCGAGGGCAGCGGCATGCTCGTCCTGGTCCGCTCCGACCTGGCCGAGCGGCGCGGGCTGCGCACACTGACCGAGGTGGCCGGGTACGGCCTGTCCGCCGACGGCTTCCACGCCACGGCCCCGCACCCGGAGGGCGAGGGCGCGGAGGCCGCCATCCGTGCCGCCCTGCGCCACGCCGGGGTGGCCGCGCGCGACATCGCGTACGTCAACGGGCACGGCACCGGCACGGCGAAGAACGACCCCGCCGAGAGCCGGGCCCTGCTGCGGGTGCTCGGACCCGAACGGGCCGGCCGGACACCGGTGAGCAGCACCAAGGCGACGATCGGCCATCTGCTGGGCGCGGCCGGGGCGGTGGAGGCCATCGTGACCGCGCACGCCCTCGCCGAACAGGTCGCCCCGCCCACCGCCGGCTACACCACGCCCGACCCGGACTGCCCGCTGGACTACGTCCCGGGCGATGCCCGGCCCATGGCCCCGGGCGTCGCCGTGTCGACCAACTTCGGCTTCGGCGGCGCCAACGCGGCACTCGTCCTGGCACCGCGCGGCCACCGCCCACCGCTCCCGCTCCTCGACGACATCGTCGTCACAGGCGTCGCGGTGACCATGCCGTCGGGCAACGACGTGGCGGCTCTGTGGGCGGCGTACGAACAGGGCAGTGAGCCCGGAGCAGTCGAGGACGGAATGCGGCTGGCCCGGGTCGACTTCGACCCCGAGCCCCACCTGAACCGCCGCGACCGCCGCCGCATGGACCGACTGGGCATCCTGAGCGTCGTCACCGCGGCCAAGGCGCTCACCGCGGCCGGACTCGAACCGGACAGCGCGGCCGCCCGCCCGGTCGGCGTGGTCTTCGGTACCGGCACCGGACCGTCGGAGGCACTGGAGCGCTTCACCCTGCCGGTCCTCGACGACGGCGTACGGGCGGCCGATCCCAGCGTCTTCCCCAACACCGTCTACAACCAGGCGGCCGGCCAGATCGCCCTGCACCTCGGGCTGCGCGGCCCGACCTCGACCCTGTCGGTCGGCCACGCCACCGGGGCCGCCGTCGTGGGGCACAGCGCGGACCTGCTCGCCGCCGGGCACGCCGACGCCGTCCTGTGCACGGTCACCGACACCCTGACCCCGTACGTGGCCCGGGCCTACGCGGACGCCGGGGCGGCCTCCCCCCGCGCTGTCGGAGCGCCGCCGGACGGCCGGTTCGTGCTCGCCGAGGGCAGCGTCGCGCTCGTCTTCGAACGCCGCTCGGCCGCGCTCGCCCGCGGCGCGCACGTGCTCGGCAGCATCCTGGGATACGGCATGGCGTCCGACGCCAGCAAGGCACGGCTGTGGGACCCGCGAGGGCGCGGCCTGGAGCGCGCCATGCGCGCCGCGCTGCACGACGCGTCCCTGGACGCCGCCGAGTTGGGCGGCGTATGGCTGGCCGCGGCCGGCCTCGACGCCGCCGACCGCGCCGAATCCGCCGCCCTCGACCGGCTGTTCGCCGACGCCGGTACGCCGCCCCTGCACGGCCCCAAGCGCGTCCTGGGCGAACCCATGGGAGCCGGCGCGGCACTCACCCTCGCCCTGGCCCTGCACCACGTCCGCCGCGGCGGCGCCCCCGCCCTCGTCAACAGCTCCTCGCTGGGCGGCACTCACATCAGCATCGCGGTCCAGGGGCCGGACCCGGACCACAACCACCACCAGGACAACGACCACGACCACGACCACGAAGGACGAGCGTGA